In Papio anubis isolate 15944 unplaced genomic scaffold, Panubis1.0 scaffold214, whole genome shotgun sequence, the DNA window CGCCCGGAGGGCCCGGCCGGGCAGGTCTGGCTCCCGGGCCCTGGGAGGAAGGCGCCTTGGAAGGAGCGGAGAGGATGGGGCTCCCGCGCTGGCCCTGCGGGGCTGGATCTCAGGCCTCTGCAGTCCGGGGGCGCACTGGGCCGGGAAGGGAGGGCACAGCCGCTCAGGGGCCGCGCGGTGGAGCGGTGCAACCCTTCTGCAGCCTCTGAGCCAACACACACCGGCATGAGGCCTGGGAGAAGCCGGGCCCAGTGCTCACCCCCCAGCCCCACCGGCCGTCGCCCCTGACAGGGGGCCTTGGGCTGTGTGTTCCCGGGTCATCCAGGTGGTGCTGTCCCATGGGCCGCGTGGCTTCACCCTGAGCCTTGGACATGTCCCTCCTGTGAAGTGAGAGGAGGGGCACGGCGGCCCCGGGTCCTGTTAATCCTGACATTTGGGGGCACCAGGGGCTGGCGTCCTTCATGCAGGCACCTCACTGCTGGGCTGTCTCTACAGTGTGTGGGAAGACCAGATTCAGCGGGAATTCCTCCGGGAGGCCCACCGGGAAGATCTTTGGAGGCCAGAGGGCGGAACCTGAGCGGTGGCCATGGCAGGCCAGTCTACTCTATCTAGGCAGGCACATCTGCGGCGCTGCCCTCATCGACAGCAACTGGGTGGCCTCTGCTGCTCACTGCTTCCAAAGGTGCACCTTCCCTCAGGGCCCTGCTGTGGGAGGGCACGCGAGAGGGAAGTCCAAAGTGAGGGCGCAGCCTTTTCTTTGTAGGCTTTGTTCTGGGACAGTTTGCTGCCCCCGGGTGTCCTGCCTTTGACCCAGCAGTGCCCTGTGCCTGGAATGCTGTCCCTGCGCATCAGACTGCTCCAGTCTCCTGAccaagtgtgtggcatctcccagGCAAAGGATCCTACCTCATCTCTCACTCTGGGGTTGGGCATCCCCCCCCCGTCACTCCACCCCACATTGGTCAACCTGCTAAGATGGTGTGGTTGTCTCATTACACGCACATGACTTTGAAACAGCTAAAtggagccgggtgtggtggctcacacctgtaattctagtacttcgggaggctaaggtgggaggattgtatGAGTCCGGgaattccagatcagcctgggcaacagagtgacacctcatctctacaaaaatcacaaaatttagccaggcctggtggtgtgcgcctgtactcccagctactcgggagaatcacttgagcctgggaggccaaggctgcagtgactgtgatcacaccattgcaccccaccCCAGGCGAcaggatgagaccctgtctgaaaataagtaaataattaaaagtaaaaataaataaatagttaaggcctgtcacggtggctcacacctgtaatcccagcactttaggaggccaaggcgggtggattgcttgagcccaagagttcaagaccagcctgggcaacatggcaaaaccccatctctactaaaaataaaaaatcagccaaatACGACggggcatgcctgtggtccttgctactgaggaggctgaggcaggaggatcacctgagcccagggaggttgaggctgcagtgaaatgtggttgtgccactgcattccagcctgggccacaaagccagatcttgtctcaaaaataaaataaaatagaacaaaataaaataaatagctaaatGAAAATTAATCCACTCTAATTGGGATTATCAATAAATAGAGGAAAACAGACTTTATTTCTAAAGGGAACCACCTCCAGCCCACTCTCCATCTGCTGTAAACTTTAGGAATCAAAATCCTGATGTTCCACTCAGTGTGAGCTTTGGTTTCTGCATCTTGCCCAGCTCTAGGCCATCCACACAATCTCAGTGGGCCGCGGTTTTTCTTGTGTAAGTGGTAGTGGGTGTGCAGCATCCCAGGTCACACACACTTGACGCACGCTTCAGGTGATGAGACAGAGTGACAGTTCCAGGGCTTCCCAGGGCCAGGCATGCATGGTCGAGTGCCTGGCCCCTTCCAGCCAGCGCTCGTTGCAGGCTGTCCAGGGAACACTTGCCGAAGGCTCCCCTACGTCCTGGCTACCCACACATGCTGGCACATTCTTCCCCAGAAGGGTCCTGCGACTCTATATGTCCAGCCAGGGGGGTTTTGTCACTTCTGGAGAATTATGTGCCACCGTCCCCACAGATGAGAGTGAAAGATGAAACAGACGGCCTCTGTCCCAGGAGGTGTGAGGCAGAGAGGGTCAGGAGACTCAGTTACTCCTCCAGTGCTTCCTGGGCTTGCTGTGTGCTCTGAGGGAGTCGGGAGGATGTCAAATTCTGAGCCAGAAGCCAGAGCTTTGGACATAGCTGGCTGTAGCATCCTCCTCAGATCCCACTCATTTATTCAGCACGCGCAGGTGCCAGGCCTCAAGTCAGGCCCACTGTGCGGTACACAGAGATGCAAGCCCCACCCTGAGGCTTCTCATCCTGTCAGGAAAGTGATGCACAAGACCAGGACCATGGTAGACCCTGCACCAGACAGCGGCTCGGAGCAGGAGAGGCCTTTGGGGAGGTGGATGCAGGCATGTGGGGGGAGGAGGACCATACAGCCAGGACCTGTGGGTTGGAAAGTCACTTGTTTTCTGGAAACAAGTTCAGTTCCATGAACTCCTCCATGTGCTCCACCAATACCTGCTGAGTTCCCGTCACCAGGTGGGGCAGCCTTGGAGATGGTGGTGCACGAGGACTGGGGAGAAGGGGGTGGAGCATACTGGCTAGGGAAATAGGGTCTTTGAGAATTACTGTAGGTCATGGGGCCTGAGGAGGGTTCTGGTCAGAGCTAGGAATGAGCCAAGTCTCTTCTCTTCTGAAATGAAGGGGTGACGTAATGCACCCCCAGTGTTTTCTGCACTAAGATTCTCGACTCCTTTGAGTCTGGGGCATGCTGAGAAAGCCACAGGAATCATCCCTGGCCAAGTGTCCCGAAGGCCCCCAAGCTCTTGTCAAGACCAAAGCAGGGCTCTCTGAcatgaggaagggaggagagagtaACCCCAGAGTGACGGTGGGGTCTGGGTGCCTGCCAGGTGGGCAGCCAGGGTGAGGGTGCCGGCCCAGCACTCAGAGGAGCCTCCCCACAACAGGTCCACTAACCCGTCTGATTACCGGATCCTACTTGGGTACAACCAGCTAAGCCATCCCACAGAGCACAGCCGGCAGATGACAGTGAACAGGATCATGGTGCACGCTGACTATAACAAGTGGCACCGCATGGGGAGTGACATCACCCTGCTGCAGCTGCACCGTCCTGTGGAATTCAGCTCCCACATCCTCCCCGCCTGCCTTCCGGAACCCACCACATCGTTGGCCCCTGACAGCTCCTGCTGGATATCTGGTTGGGGAATGGTCACCGAGGATGGTGAGCAGTGCAGTCAAGTGGCCTGAGCATCTCCCACTTTTGGAGGCAGGCACTTGGGCTCTTTGACTCTGAGCCATTCAGGGTTCCCTGGTTCTGAATGTTACTGACTCCACCCTGACGACAAGGGCCTGCTGCGGTCTGACCTCCTCCAGGGCCTCACCAAGCGCCCTGGAGCTTCCATGGCGGTGGAAGGTGCTGGGCATCAGTAGCAAGTAAGAGTAGGCCtgcgggtgccgtggctcacgcctgtaatcccagcactttgggagaccgaggtgggcagattacgaggtcaagagatcaagaccatcctggtcaatatggtgaaaccccatctctacttaaaaaaaaaaaaaactatatatatatatacacaaaaattaactgggcgtggtggcgggtgcctgtaatcccagctactgggaaggctgaggcaggagaatcgcttgaaccagggaggcggaggttgcagtgagccgagatcacaccaccgcactccagctgggcaacagagcaagactctgtctcaaaaacaaaaaaaagagagagcaggtCTGTCCTCGGCCCAGGTGTTTATGTCTGAAGAACACTCACCTCTGTGGATGTGAACCTCGCTGCTCGCCTAGCATATTtgtcatatatttgtatatttgtagacTGAGAGGGAAGAAATGTTAGGTAAAGACTCCAGCAAAAGAGTAAATGCTTTTGATTTAGGAAAATATAGTGATGAGTGCAAAACAGTGGAATGGCAATTTGGAATTATTTGTGGGGTCATCATTTGACAGACTATCTCAGAGGAGGCGTTTAAGACAGGCATTCCATGAGCAGGCCAGAGCTGGCCTCCCTGCCCTTGCCGCTGAATATCAGTCACACGGCCCTAGTCATGAGAGCAGCTGGTCCTCCAAAGACAGCCTCCTGGGACTGTCgttctccaacttttttttttttttgagatggagtctcgctcttgttggccaggctggagtgcaatggcatgatcttggctcaccacaacccccacctccccggttcaagcgattctcctcctcatcctcctgagtagctaggattacaggcatgagccaccacacctggctaattttgtgtttttagtagagatggggtatctccatgttggtcaggctggtttcgaattcccagcctcaggtgatccacccgcctcggcctcccagggacTGTCATTCTCTAAGAATCAGGGCAGAGAAGATTCTCCAGGTGGGAGAGGAGGAGTTAGGGCCTGGGGAAGTCATCAGTTAGTTGGAGCAGCTTCCGAGCAGAGAGCCATTGACCTTGATGAGAGATCTGGGCTCCAGTCATCCTTCTCTCTCCACACACCAGCAGCCCCCAAGGACCCATGAGGCCCACACAGGGCAGGCATTGTGCAGGGGTGGGCCCCTGTCATCAGGCTTTGCCCACATGGGGACCCCAGGCCAGATCTGGGGGTGACAGCTGGAACCATAGCCCAAGTGTCCCCAGACCAGTTGCTCCTTGAGGAAGGGCGTGTCTGATTTGTCACACTGCTCAAGCCTGCCCAGCACCTGCTAGCTATGCCACCAGCCAGGCTGCCACTCCAGCTGccaccctccctgcctccagctctgcctcctcttAGCAGCCAGAGGGCTTGTTTTTGATGCATAAGACCCTTCTATTGTGTCCCAGTGCACTTGGAATGACACCTCCAACACCACATCCTGGCTAGGAGGGCCCCCGCTCTGGGCCCCGAGGCGGCTGCGCCTCACCCTTCACCCCACGCCTGCTCCCTTGCAGCCACATTGGCCTCCGTCCTGGCTCGTCTTACTGCAGGCCCTTCCCCTTTGCCTGTCCCCTCGTCTTGGTGGTGCCCTCCCTGGGTGAGCGGGCTGGGAAGGGAGGGCTTCCCTCTGGCTGCACATCTGACACCTCCTCCCACAGTCTTCCTGCCTGAGCCCTTCCagcttcaggaggcagaggtcggtGTCATGGAAAATAGTGTCTGCAGATCCTTTTTCCAGCCCCAGTACCCCGGCCAGCCAAGCAGCGGTGACTACACCATCCACGAGGACATGCTGTGCGCTGGGGACCTCATAACAGGAAAGGCCATCTGCCGGGTGAGTGGGCTCAATCTCTCTCGCCTGTGCTGTCCCGGGCCTCTGCCACAGGGTCTCCTCTggaccctgccccagccctgacTTCTTCCCGAGCCCAGCCAAGCCTGAGGTGTCAGAGCCAGGACAGAAACTCCCAAAAAGCACTGGCCCATCcgttttatttgtatcttttaagaaGCGTTGTTGGCCGGGTaaacagtggctcacatgtgtaatcctagcactttgggaggctgaggcgggtggatcacctgaggtcaggagttcgagaccagcctgaccaacatggtgaaaccccatctctactaaaaatacaaaaatcagccaagcatggtggcgtgtgcctatagtcccagttactcgggaggctgaggcaggagaatcgcttgaacccgggaggcggcggttgcagtgagccgagatcgttccactgcactctagcctgggtgatggagtaagactccatctcaaaaacaacaacaacaacaacaaaaaaaaccaaaaaaaaccacctTGTTGAAGCACACCATGCACAGGGAAGGGCATAAGTACAAGTGTCCTGCGGAGGAATTTTCAGAGACTGACCACTCATGTACCTGGCACCCATGGGTTTTATCCGTGCCTCATTCCTGACGCTAACCCTGCCTGCTTTCTAAAGCACCATGGCTTCATGTGGGGACTTTTAGCTGAGTGAAGCCGTATGGTATGCAAGCTTTTGCCTGGTCCGCTTAGTCAATGTTGTGTCTGTGGGCTGCATCCATCTGGTGTGCAGTCggtattgttcatttttattgccgTATGCTATTCCACTGTGCAAAGACACTGCAATTTACTTACCCATTCTAGTGCGCGTGGCATTTGGGTGGTTCTCGTTTGAGGTTGTTGCAAATAGAATTTCTGTGGACCTCCTGGTGTACGCGTTTCAGAGCACGCAGGTTCCCATTCTGGTTATCAGTCACCCTGGCAATGGAATTGCCTTGCCATGAGATACGCACATGGTCATCTCTCGTCCATCATCTGAGAAACTCTGCAACCTGGTTGTAccaattttcattcccaccagctgGTGAGTGATAGTTCAGGTTGCTGCCAGTCCTTCAAATTGTCTTGCCATTTTCGTATGAACTCTTGTGTGTggtttttaatgtgcatttctccgGTGACTAGTGAAGATAAGCCCTTTGTCATATGTTTATTGCCTCTTTTGTAAAGTGTCCGTGCAAGTTTTTTGCCAACTATGGGATTGTCTGCCTTTCATTCAGAATCATAGGAGCTCTTTGTCTATTGTGGACGTGAGCCCGTTGTtggatatgtttatatttatgaatGTCTTCTCCCACTGTGTGTAATCTGTCCACTTTATAGTGGGGgactgaggcccacagaggaAGTGCAGGATCCtctcggtctttttttttttgacacagggcccaggctggagcgcagtggcacaatctcggctcactgcaacctctgccctccagattcaagtgattctcctcccgcagcttcccgagtaactgggatgcacgaccatgcccaaataatttttatatttttagtagagatggggtttcatcatctcggctgggctggtctcgaactcctgacctcaagtgaactgcctgcctcagcctcccaaaagtgctgggattacaggcgtgagccaccgtgcccggcctcctctccctctcttgcacctccctctttctctttctctctctttggtcACCCCATGGTGCAGAAACATTCTTTGATGACTCCCATCACAAAATGCCCTCCAGGcaccctccctgctccccacaacctcctcccaccccacccatccCAGCAGGGCTCACCCCAGGGTGCCTGCCTGTGCCCTCTCTTGCTTCCTGGGCTCTATCCTCGCCACAGCCGTGCCGTCAGGCATTGGTGCAGCATCCCCCATCAGACACTGTGGGCGGCCCCTCCTGCTCTCTGCTGTCCTCCTTGGAGcggcctcctcagcctcctgacaccAACAGCCCACTGTGTACCACTGGGCTGATTCCCTTGTCTTGCCCATTTCCTTTGATAGAGAGAAACGGTCAGATATGGCAAGTCCTGTCTGTTGACCATTTCCCGCCAGCCTCTGCCATCCCTTCTCCTGCAGTTGTGTCCTGATGGGGCTCAGGCCAGAACCATCCTATCAGACAGAATCTGCACCAGGTCCCCTGGGTTCCCTGCCCACTGACAAGGCTGTGGGCTGGCACAGTCAGGCCTTGCCCCTCCTTCCTGTGTTGGCTCAGAGCAGCTCTAGGATTAGAGCAGCCCTTCTGGGGTCCTTCCAGGTCGCCCCCGTCCACACACCACGTCTGTGATGTCTGTTCATGTGGAATGTCCCTCAGGGCCTCCTCGGCGCTGTCTGCACACGAAGAGGCTTGGTCTTGTTGATTGCACGCATGGCAGGAGGATGCTTGTTTCCTTGGGATTCCCTTTTTGGCCTATGGGATGGGGGTGCCCTGCCCAGGATGTCAGGGACTTCCCCATTTGGGGGCCCTGCCACACTCACAATCCCCCGTGCTCACCTGGGAGCCCCTGGCACTTGCCCTacccccaggctgggcacaggcaGCACCTCTTTTTCCCTCAGCACATCCCACAGCCTGGCATTTTCTGAAAAGCTCAACTAAGAAATGGAGGGAACACTAGAGACCTTAATAAGTCAAGGACATCTGGATTCGGGACTAGatttaatcccagcaccttgggggccaaggtgggaggatcacttgataccaggagttcaagatcagctggtAACATGGCAAGATCTCCATctccatttcaatttttaaaaaaaaagtttaaaaaagaacaaaatactggTGGGATGCAGTGCTGGGCTAAGGATTCAGGCCAAGGCGCAGCCAGCCCTCCAGGCTGGCACCCAGCCACCCCTGAGACCACAGGCGGCGCCTTCTCCCCACTAGGGTCAGGAGGGCTAGGCCTGGATGTCCATCTCCTAGAATCCCCTGTTTATTCTCATGGGTCTGTGACTGCCAGCCTGAAGGCTCTGCCCAGGGTCTCCTTGGGAGCTTTGTGGAGTGGGGCTTCAGAGCCCCGTCTTCGAGATTTTGATCCAGGAGGTCTGTCCTGGGTCTGGGCTTCTAACATCGCCCAGGTGACTGATGAGCGCCACTCACTCAGACAGTGGGGACACCTGCCGCACACCTTGCTTCCCACACTCCGTCCTGGAGAAGCGTAAGGCCCCCTCCTGCCCCGAACAATGCGTGTCCCTCCCTGTCTTGGTCCCCACCACCCATGTCCTCTCTGTTCTCAGGGAGACTCCGGGGGTCCCCTCGTCTGCCCGTTAAATGGCACCTGGTTCCTGATGGGGCTGTCTAGTTGGAGCCTCGACTGCCGCTCACCCATCGGCCCCAGCGTCTTCACCCGGCTCTCCTACTTCACCAACTGGATTAGCCAGAAGAAGAGGGAGAGTCCCCCTCTGGATCCTGCCTTGGCTCCTCCTCAGGAGATGCCCCCAGCCCTGGACAGCATGTCCTCTCAGGGTACCGTCTATAAACCCGGGCTCTGCGCAGCCCTTCCGGCTGCTCAcaccctcctcctgctgctgatTCTGCTGGGGAGCCTGTGAAGGGCCGGGCCCCTGGCCTCCTAACCACAAGTGTGCCCACCCCAGGCCGGCCTCCTTGCTGAGCTCTGCACGCTCCTGACATGTTTCCATCTCTGGGCTCTCCTGTCCACCCAAGGccacccctgccccaggcctgACAAAATAAAAACCACCCAAGAAGCTTCTTGCTCTGGTTTCTGGCCCACCAGAGCCATCTCCCACACTCCACTGTGTCTCCAGCTCCTCAGGGAGGGCAGgtctccctcctccctgggcaGGGATATGGGAGCCAAGTCACTCTCCTTGGGGAGTTGGGTCGCGCAGACTCAGGCCCCGTTCCTGTCCTCCAGGGCATGCAGTCTTCCAGAAAAATGGCGCCAGGGCCTCCCCACATGGAAGCAGCCGCCTGGCCTCCCGGAGCTAGGTGCTGTGCGCCGGTCAGGGATGAAGTCGTATCTTCCAGGCACACAGGTCACAGAGGCTCGCCTCGACAGCTGCGAGTAAACTGTGAAGGGGGCTGAGGTCTTGGGTCAGCCGTCCCAGAGTTCTGTCCCAGGGGTCAGCTGTCAGCTGACTGCCCCCTCTACTCACAGCcctgccctctccctgcctccgGAAACCCAGCCCCCACCCCTGTGGCTTGCTCCAGCTTGTAGGGGTTGCGGCTTGGCTGACCCAGGACTTGCTGGTCCAGCACTGAGCCCATGACCCAGACTCTGAGTTGCACCTGCAAACCTGTCTGAGTCAGGTTTGCATCCCAATGAGTCAGCAGGACTCTCACAGGGCCTCACCCACagctctcccccaacccccaacctgAACTTACAATGAAAGGCCGGCagccggccgggcacagtggctcacacctgtaatcccagcactttgggaggccgaggtaggcggatcatgaggtcaggagattgagaccatctttgctaaaatggtgaaacctcagctctactaaaaatacaaaaaattagccgggcgtggtggcaggtgcctgcagtcccagctgctcaggaggctgaggcaggagaatcgcttgaacctgggaggtagaggttgcagtgagccaagatcatgccactgcactccggcctgggcgacagagcaagactccattttaaaaaaaagaataaatgagggGCAGAGAGACCTTGGTGGTAATCACAAGGGTGCATTGccttacaataatttttttttttttttttgagactgagtctgcctctgtcagccccaggctggagtgcaggccggatctcgctcactgcaagctccggccccggtttacaccattcttcctggcctcagcctccgggaGTAGCTGGGGACCAGGcactgccacctcacccggctattttgtattttttagtagagacgggtttcaccctgttagctgCATGCCCTCGGGAcctcctgacctttgtgatccgcctgtctcagcctcccaaagtgctgggattacaggcttgagccaccgcgcccggcttgccTTACAATAATTTTAAGAGCTATCTTTGTTTTGGATTCTTCTACGTATTTGcttcattttatgtaaaaatagttttaaacaaCTCGTAATTATTGTTGTATATAAAAACTTAcaacataaaatgcaaaaaatatcaCCAAAGCAAATTCGAAATCTATACCATTAGTAAACTAAATAACCAAATATCACCAAAGCTAATTCTAAATCTATCCCATTCGAAAACCAAATCACTAAATTAGCTGATTTGAGAGACAGGTGTTCAGGGAGGAGCTGCGTGGCAGTTGCTGTCCTTCAGCCAAACGTCTGATTGAAGCTTCAGCTCCTCTGAGGCTCAGCCTTTGGCCTTCTGGTCACGGTCAGGTCACAGTCACAGCCTTCGCAGGGTGAATCCCAGAATCTGCAACACAAATGCAGGTGCTAGAGTCACTGGGGAGGCACAGATGTGGCTGGAGGAACCTCAGGCTGTGTGTGGCATGTCAGCCTGAGACATCCAGGCATCAAGGCCACAGGGCGCTGAGGCCTTTTTTCGCCTCGGTGCTGAGGGTGTGGGCCGTTGCACACAGAGGCAGTTTAACCTGGGCGTTCAGCTGGGCAGCTTGTAGCTGACTGGTCCCCTGGACAGTGAAACGGATGCTGAAGGAAGAGAAGGCCCCAAGACTCTGGGATGAAAATCAGAGTCCCACACACCTGGGCTAGGTGAGGAGCTGATTAGTCTCAGGTCTCGTGGAACAGGCTGGAAGAGGCAACCTTTCCTTCTACTCCTCCACTCATTACAACCATGTCATGAgatcttcatgttaaaaatgaatagctcctggccaggagcagtggctcatgcctacaatcccaacacttgggaaggacgaggcaggaggcttgcttgaggcctggagtttgagacaagcccgagcaacacagtgagatctcattgctacaaaatatacaactaaaaaaagtggccaggcttggcggctcatgcctgtaatcctagcactttgggaagctgaggtgggtggatcatctgagcccaggagttggagaccagcttggccaacgtggtgaaatcctatctttaccataataaaaatacagaaattagccagccatggtggtgtgcgcctgtaatcccagcttctccggagcctgaggcaggagaatcccttgagcccaggagtctgaggctgcagtgaggtgtgatcacgccactgcactccagcctgggtgacagagcaagaccccgtctcccAAACAAGAAAAGAGTTTCCTGGAGCTCTTTCTTTGTCCCCtaatgataatttttctttctataaacaCAACCaccaaaatttcaattttaaaaacatatgctcTGTTAAGAAAAACATAGTTCTATGATTAACAGTATGTTCCAACATGAAAATGTTACAGAAGATACTGCtgtttaaatgtgaaaaatcgacctatattgatttttatttatttacaaaattgggAAACAGGTAAAAGGAACATAAgtaatgtcttagtctgtttgggctgctataataaaatgccATAGGCTGGATGGcttgtaaagaacagaaatggccgggtgtgttggctcatgcctgtaatcccagcactttgggaggccgggccagctggatcacaaggtcaggagttcaagactaacctggccaacatagtgaaaccttgtctctaccaacaatataaaaattagccgggcgtggtggcggcacctgtagtcccagctacttgggaggctgaggcaggagaatggtgtgaacccgggaggcggagcttgcagtgagccaagactgcgccactgcactccagcctgggcgacagagcgagactgtctaaaaaacaaaaaacccagaaatttagttctcacagttctggagacttgAAGTCTAAGTTCAAGGTGCTGGCCGACtttgtgtctggtgaggacccacttCCATAGATTAtgccttctggctgtgtcctcacttggcaAAAGGGGTGAGGGGGTCTCTGTGGGGCAAACAATTCTATTTAAACACAATGTATTTCACACATATACATGAGCCAGAAGGAAACTCAAACCAGCGGTCTgtttgaggtttgttttgttttgttttgtttgaatggagtctcactctgtcgcccaggctggagtgcagtggggtcaatctccgctcactgcaacctccaccttccagattcaagtgattcttctgcctcagtctcctgagtagctgggattacaggcatgtgccaccacacccagctaatgtttgtatttttagtagagaaagggtttcaccatgttggtcagtctggtcttgaactcctgatctcatgatccatccacctcagcctcccaaagtgctgggattacaggagtgagcgccaccgcgcctggccatctgtgtttttatttattcatgtatctgagacagagtctcattctgtctcccaggctggagtgcagtggtgtgatcagggctccctgcagcctctacttcctgggctcaagtgatcctccctcttcagcctcctgagtagctggaaccataggtgcacaccacaacgcctggctaatttttaaaaacttttttgtagtAAGGAATctcatgttgccaggctggtctcgaactcctgggctcaagtgattcccctgccttggcccctcaaaatgctgagattacaggggtgacccactgtgcctggcctcattttatatttatatttactcaaAATGACAGCCTTGACAGGTTTCCTTGCAAAGGTGTGCAGAGCACAGCAAGAATTTAAACCGGTAAACTGGGCGGACTCAGGAGGGGAGTGGCACCTCCTCCCGCATCCCCTGCGGAGCTTTTCTCAGCCTGCGCCTCCCAGGGCAGGAAGAGGGCCGCGTGCGGTCCTGACACTCCTCCCTGAAGAGCCCCTCATGTATTAGTGTTTCTTATCCACCACACAGGAATGGCCCGCAGGAGTGAAAGAGACAAGGCTTTCCACACGAGAAAGGCATTTCCTATTCTTGGCAACATTGTTTAAAGCCAAGTGTTAGACCCCAAATGGTGAAACCTGGAGGAAGAttcccccagccctgcctggtGGGCTGCTTTTTCCTGAGGTTCTCAGCAGGGCTGGGTGGATGCAGCTGCACCGGGGTCTGACTGCAGAAGGCAGGAGCCCTGTCCTGCATTGAAGCTATTGAGATCCTGGAAGGGCTGACTGAGGTCGCCTGTAATACCAGTGGAAATGAGGGAGGGGCAGGAGTGATGCTGCAGTGGGGGaagtttcttttattaaaaaaatatatatattatt includes these proteins:
- the LOC101020983 gene encoding serine protease 40 — protein: MRDAGAERSGRGRRGPCALAAAILWPLLLLLRFPSTSSLSAVCGKTRFSGNSSGRPTGKIFGGQRAEPERWPWQASLLYLGRHICGAALIDSNWVASAAHCFQRSTNPSDYRILLGYNQLSHPTEHSRQMTVNRIMVHADYNKWHRMGSDITLLQLHRPVEFSSHILPACLPEPTTSLAPDSSCWISGWGMVTEDVFLPEPFQLQEAEVGVMENSVCRSFFQPQYPGQPSSGDYTIHEDMLCAGDLITGKAICRGDSGGPLVCPLNGTWFLMGLSSWSLDCRSPIGPSVFTRLSYFTNWISQKKRESPPLDPALAPPQEMPPALDSMSSQGTVYKPGLCAALPAAHTLLLLLILLGSL